The nucleotide sequence GAGGCCAGGTCCTGGGGATTATTACCAAGTTTGGCGATGTGATAGATTAAGCGTTCGAGCTCGGTAGATAAGCGTAGGAATTTTCTTTTTAAATAAGCGGAAGCAAAAACGCCAGGCAGGGCAATGAGTAAGCCCAGTTGCGTAGTGAGCAAAGCTTTGGAAATACCTTGAGAAACAAGGGTGATGTCACCTGATTGACTGAGGGCGGCAAAAGTTTGAATCATACCTGCCACAGTACCCAGTAATCCTAGTAATGGAGCGGATTTGACGAGGGCATCGACAACGCCAAATTCTTTGTGGATGGCAGTGACTTCGCAAATACTTGCTTCTTCGTAGCGTTCTTGAAGGGTGATTTTACGATGATCTTTTGTGGCTAAGACATAGTTGATGATATGGGGGATGAGCCCACTTTTTTGACAGAGCCAAAGTCGAACTTCTTCTTTGCTTTTACCATCTAATAAGAGGTGAGTAATTTCATGACTCAAGTGACTCGTATTAAACCAGCTATGCTTGAGTTTTTGGTAAACGCGAAGCAGGTAGATCCATGAAATGACTGACAAAAACCAAAGTGCCAGAGAAAACCAACCGGCATCACTCCACATGTTAATGATTGTTTGCCAGTAGTTCATTAAGCGCGCGATCCGTTAATAAAGCTTAGGCTAGCTTTTTCTAAGCTGGAAATAATGGTACGCAAGCGACGATTGAGCAAGGCATAGGTAATGAGTGTGGGAATGGCGACGAGTAGGCCAACTTCCGTAGTGACAAGGGCTTCTGAAATACCCAAGGAGAGTTGGTTGGCATCGGAAGTTCCGTAGATGCCGATCATTTCGAATGTTTTGATGATACCCATAACGGTTCCTAGTAGGCCCATGAGTGGAGCTGCACCAGCAGAGACTGAGAGGATATGCATCAGGCGGTCAAGACGTGGGAGTTCACTTAAAATGGTTTCATTGAGTAATTCTTCCAAGTCAACGCGAGGGGCATCTTTGTATTTGAGGGCTTCGCCGAGAAGTGCACGAATGGGTTTCTTGAGCTGTTTTACATATTGCTCAGCTTCTTCAAGTTTATCTTCTTTGATCAAGGAAATGAGTTTGATGACTTTATCATCGTATTGACTCCTGATGGAGTAAAGTTGAATGAATTTGTAGAGTGCAATAATGATACAGATGAAGCCGAGGAATAAAAGGGGGTAGACCATGATACCACCCGCTTTTAAATGGTCCTGGAGAGTTTTTTCTTTAGCGGAATCTTTAAAAACGAGTCCATCGGAAAAGTCGAACTGTAGAGTGCAGTTTGCGGATTCCGCAAAATCACTAAAAGCTTGTTCAGATCCATTGATGGGAATGATTTGCGGGTAGGGGGAATTGTTTTTTATTTGGCCGATTCCAGCACTTTTTTCGAGTTTGTAATAATGCTTGGCACGACTAATGGATAGACTATCGGCTTCTAATACTTGACCTTGAATATTCGCTACTTTAGCTTTGCCTAAATGAGTCGTCGAGCCTTGATTCACAATGCTGGAAGTAATGTCGAAATAGCTATTCAGTGCTTGAGAGAAATCCTTACTTTCGATTAAGCTATCTAATGCTTTTAATTTCGTTTGCTCTTGATCGATTTCTTGCTGACTTATGAGTGACTCAAATTCTCTTCTTTGATCGAGTAGAGCTATTTTGAAATCATCTTGTTCGTCTTCCAGTTGATTGATATCATTTAAAACTTGTTCGAGTTCTTTTTGTAGTAAAGATATTTGATTATCTAAATTCTGAGAAGCGGATTTTGCGAGTTCTGCTTTGTCTGCATCCATTTGGGTGAGTAGTGCTTGACGTTCTTTAAATATGCTTTGTTCTTGCTTGGCCAGTGCTTTGTTAGCGCCTAGATAAGAAGCTTGAAGATCTTTGGATACTTGGCTGAGTTCGACGGCATAAGCATTGACTAAAAGGAAGCATAAGCTAAAAAGTACTTTCTTCATTTTTTAAGCCCCAATTTCAAATTAACTAGAGCGGGGCGACCATCACGGTTTGTTTGAGCAAAGGCAGTTTCGATATCTTTTAGCATGGAGCTATCGACTTGAGCCTGCCAAGTATCTTTAAAGTTTAGTGTGCCACAAAGGGATTTGTCTTTGTTGATGAAATAGCCTTGGGCGGTTCCAATATAGAGGCAGGAAAGCTGCCATTCTTTACCCTCGATAATATGAGATTCGCTTAGTACATGAACTTTACTTTGGAGTTCGAGATAGCTTTGAGTATATAATTGAATATTGGCTAAAGTTTGATTGATGCCAAGACTTTTATTAAGTTCATCATATTCGTTTTGAATGAGTGAGACTAGACCTTTAGGTAACTTTGGCTGCCATTGACTGATAAGGATGTTTTTTTGTTTCTCCAATGAGTCTTGATAGGCTTTTTTGTTTTGAGTGAGTAGAGCTTGCTGCTTCTTAGCTTGATCCAAGCTAGTATGCAATTTTGCCAATTGCTGTTCTTGATCTTGTTTGTTGCTCTTCGAGTTGTCTAGCTCTTGCTTAATGAGCTTGATTTGAAGGTTTAAAACTTGTTTTTCTTCTTGCCATTGCAGATCTTGATTCTGCAGTTTGAGATCGATATCGTTAGTTTTTTTAATCAATTCTAACATGTCTTTTTGTGTAAGAGCTTCTTGCGCAAAAAGCAGGCTCGGCAAATAGACTAGAAATAAGTAAATTGTTTTCATTATTATCCTGTAAGTGTGTCAGCTGAATTTATTCAAGAACTTAGTGGACTTAAGTCTTTTTTCTAGGCTAAATGAGATCATTTCTCAAGTTAAGGTTAATGTGGTCTGAGGATCTATTTTAAGTGAAGATAGAGAAAACGATATTTATATGGAATGAGCATAAAAAAAAGGGAGACTTCAGTCTCCCTTTCAATACCTATATAAACAAACAAGCTCTAAAAGAACATTGATAAATGAATGGTACTCTCAATCCTTAATGTTCCAAGTGCAATTGAGACTTAATTTCACCTATAGCCTTATTGAGGAAACTTCAGTAATGAAGTTTCCTAGACTTTATTGAATAACTAATTCATCATTGAGCAATTCAATATTGATAGACTTATCATTTTCAAGACTTCCATCTAAGATTTTTCTCGCAATCATGGTTTCCAATTGTCGCTGTAGGTAACGCTTGAGAGGACGAGCTCCATAAATGGGGTCATAGCCTTGTTCACCAATGAAGTTTTTGGCCTCATCAGAAATACTGAGAATAACTCCTTGTTCTTTAAGGCGTTTACTTAAGTCCTTAGTGAGCAGTGAAACAATTTTCACAATCTCATTTTTCTGCAATTGTTTGAAGAGGACAATCTCATCAATACGATTGAGGAATTCAGGTCGAAAGGACGCTCTGAGTTGATTCATGACTTGATTTCGTGCTTCTTTGTCTTGAGCCTCATCATCACCCTGTATTTTTAAGAGGTGCTCTGAGCCAATGTTAGAAGTCAGAATGATCACTGTATTTCTAAAATCTACAGTACGACCACGTGAATCCGTTAGGCGACCATCATCTAAGAGTTGCAGTAGGATATTGAAAACGTCTGGGTGGGCTTTTTCAATTTCATCAAAGAGCACAACAGAATAGGGTTTACGGCGTACGGCTTCAGTTAAATAACCACCTTCTTCGTAACCGACATAACCTGGAGGCGCACCAACGAGACGTGAAACTGAATGTTTTTCCATGTACTCACTCATATCAATTCGAATAAGTTCTTCGGAATCAAAAAGAGAATAAGCTAGAGTTTTTGCCAGTTCAGTTTTACCTACGCCAGTGGGGCCCAAGAAGATGAAACTACCGATTGGACGGCGAGGATCTTTGATCCCTGCACGAGCGCGAATAACGGCATCGGCCACGGCTTGAACGGCTTCGTCCTGGCCAATGACTTTTTCGTGAAGCGTTTCGTCAAGCTTAAGGAGTTTTTGTTTTTCCCCTTCCACAAGTCGAGTTACGGGAATGCCCGTCCAACGTGCCACGACATCGGCAATTTCGTCTTCTTCTACTCGTTCGTGAATGAGCGCACTTTCTTGAACTTTGGCGGCTTCTTCTTCGAGCTTTTTGATTTCCGCCTCAAGATTGGGGATGTCATTATACTGAATTTGAGCCAAACGTTCATAATCTTGTGTATTCTGCACATTTTGAAATTCGGTACGCAATTCATCGAGCTGTTCGCGTTTGGAGCTGACGGCTTGGATGGCTTGTTTTTCTTTCTGCCATTGAGCGCGCATGCTTTGCGAACTTTCTTTGAGGTCAGCGAGTTCTTTGCGAAGCTGCTGTAAGCGTTCTTTAGAGGCTTTATCTTTTTCCTTTTTAAGAGCGACTTCTTCAATTTCCAAGCGCATGATACGTCGAGTGATTTCGTCAAGTTCAGCAGGCATAGAATCGATTTCGGTACGAATGGAAGCGCAGGCTTCATCCATTAAATCAATAGCTTTATCAGGCAAGAAACGGTCGGAGATATAACGATCCGAGAGTATAGCAGCAGCCACGAGTGCGGTATCCGCAATTTTAACTCCATGATGAACTTCGAAACGCTCTTTAAGGCCACGTAAGATCGAGATAGTATCCTCGACATTGGGGGCATCCACCATAACCGGCTGGAAACGGCGTTCGAGAGCGGCGTCTTTTTCGATGTACTTACGATGTTCATCTAAAGTAGTTGCACCAATGCAGTAGAGTTCACCGCGAGCGAGCATAGGCTTGAGCATGTTACCGGCATCAGAAGAACCTTCAGTTTTTCCGGCACCCACGATGGTGTGAATCTCGTCAATGAAGAGAATGATACGTCCGTCGGCGTTTTTGATTTCTTTGAGAACAGCTTTTAATCTTTCTTCAAAATCACCACGAAATTTGGCTCCCGCCATGAGTGCAGTCATATCGAGAGAGAAAATGGTTTTGTCTTTCAGTCCTTCAGGCACATCACCACGAACAATACGTTGTGCTAAGCCTTCGACAATAGCGGTTTTACCAACACCAGGCTCACCAATAAGGATGGGGTTATTCTTTGTTTTACGTGAAAGAATACGTACAATGGAACGCACTTCGGTATCGCGACCAATGACGGGGTCGAGTTTACCACTGCGGGCTAATTCCACTAGATCAGAGCCATACTTCTCCAAAGCTTCGTAGGTATTTTCGGGGTTTGGAGAATCGCATTTTTGTCCACCACGTATGCTCATGCATGCCTCGCTTATTTTTTTGTGCTTGATATTAAATTGATTTAAAAGTCGTCCAATATCGGTATTTTTACTTTCATGGGTAGCAGCTAATAAAAAATGTTCCGCACTGAGGTAAGTATCTCCCATTTTTTTGGCTTCTTTTTCAGCTTTTGCTACAAAAGGAGTGAAGCGTGAAGAAAAATAGACTTCCGCTGGACTATCGAGTTTACCTCTGCCATCCAAGGCTGTGTTTAGTTCATTAATAAATTGCTGTGAGGAAGCCTCGCAACGATCGATGATTCGAGCTGTCAGGCTTCTTTCTTGATTGAGTAAAGCCAAGAAAAAGTGTTCGAGGTCGAGTTGTTGATGGTGCATATCAGTGGCAAGGGCCTTAGCTTCATTTAAGGCCTCACGTGATTTTTCGGTAAATTTGTTAATATCCATAATATATTCCTTTAGTTATAATATAGCTCCTTATTAAAAGACGAGGTGCCAAGAGTTTCTGTAGTGGCGTTAAGAGTTTTGTTATTAAGGTTTTATATATATAAGTGGAGCTTCAATCCGCTTGGTGGAGAGAGAGTATTGTCTTACTGGCACTATTTATGATGACAGTCTGTCTCAGTGATTAAAGTTGAATATGGCAAAGGGCTTCATAAGAGTGAAAGAGCTCATAAAAACGCCTATGAAATGAGTGAGAAGCTCGTGTGACATCAAAAGTTATTGTTGATGACAACTTGTTCATAATCAAACTTGCCAGGGCGGTCCCAGGCTTCCACAGTACCTTTACCAATAGCGAGGCACATGGAAATGATGTGATCATCGGGAAGTTTAATTAATTTTGCCACGGCGTCAAAATCAAAACCATCCATGGGACAGGAGTCATAGCCCATGGCTTTGGCTGCCAGCATGAGTGTTTGTGCGGCAATACCACAGGAACGCAAGGCTTCGTCATGTTGGATTTGTGGTTTATCGCGATAGTACTTATCAATGGCAGGTACTAAAAAACCTTGAACTTCTTGGGGAGCATTTTTCCATAATTGCGCAGAATTATTTTGCCAAGTCTGGGTATCTGCACAGAGGACTATAAATAAGGATGAATCGGTGACTTGTGCTTGGTCCCAAGCGACCTTGCGGATTTCTTGGCGCAAAGTGGGGTCGCTTACGACAAGGAATCGCCAGTGTTGAAGATTAAAGGCGGTGGGGGATAACATAGCTAAGGAAAGTAATTCCTTGATTTCAGCATCAGTCATTACATGTGTGGCATCATAGTGCTTAACTGAGCGACGTGCGCGGATGGTGTCGAGGGTATTCATAGTGCTCTCCTTTATTTAAGACAGGATGAAGATATGCGAGAGCTAAATGTAAAGCAAGTTATAGGCTGAGTGAGCGCTACCTTTTTTTAAAGATTATGTATATAAAGAAAGGCGTTCCAATCAAAGCCGTCATAATTCCAATGGGCAGTTCACCTTGTGAGGGTAGAACTCGACATAGAAGATCGCAAAAACAAAGAAAAAAAGCACCGAAAAAGAGACTTTGCCAAAAGAGGGTTTTATGTCCCGGCCCATAGATTCTGCGACATATATGGGGGACGACGAGTCCGACAAAACCTATAGGGCCACAGAGTGAGACGAGTCCGGCACTCATGAGAGATACAGCGAGAAAGATCAGTCTTTGGTTTTTGCGTATTTGAACACCCCGAGTGGCCGCCAATTGTTCGCAACTAAAGAGAAGGTCGAGTTCTTTACGCAGGGAGTAGATAATAAGGATAGCGGGAAGGATTAAGGGAGAGATATAAAGCAAGGGTTTATATCCAACAATTTGCATGCTGCCCATCATCCAGTAAACCATACGTGCTATATCATCGGGGCGAGCCATGTATTGAATGAAAAGAATGAGGCTATTGAAGATAAAGGAGAGCGCGACGCCACCCAAGAGCAAGTCGCTAATGGGAGAATTGGGGCGTAGACGATGAAGAAGAAGAATGAAAGAGATGGCAATTAAACAACCTAAAAAAGCTGCTAGGGAATAGATGATAGAAGAATACTCATTGATGATTTGGATTTCTACCATAGTGAGGATAGCAACACCTAAAGCCGCACCGCCTGAGATGCCCAGAGTAAATGGGCTGGCCAATTCATTGCGAAAGAGTGCTTGGAAAGCCATGCCTCCAATAGCTAAACCGGCACCACATATCCAACAAAGGATAATGCGAGGCATCCGCAATTCCCAAAAGATGAAGTACTGCTGATGTTGGGGATTGAAAATATTTTCTATATCAATTTCACTGAAGCCATAGAGAGGACAAAAGATTAAGGCAATAAGGCTAAGGATGCAGGGAAGGCTATTTTTCATTAGGGGCTAGCTTGCTGCAATACTTTACTGAAGTCTTTCATACTTTCTTGGATCTTTGGGCCAGGGATCATGATGTGAGCATTAGTAATAAAATGAATTTCTTGCTTGCGGACGGCGGAAAGAGA is from Lentisphaera profundi and encodes:
- the clpB gene encoding ATP-dependent chaperone ClpB, giving the protein MDINKFTEKSREALNEAKALATDMHHQQLDLEHFFLALLNQERSLTARIIDRCEASSQQFINELNTALDGRGKLDSPAEVYFSSRFTPFVAKAEKEAKKMGDTYLSAEHFLLAATHESKNTDIGRLLNQFNIKHKKISEACMSIRGGQKCDSPNPENTYEALEKYGSDLVELARSGKLDPVIGRDTEVRSIVRILSRKTKNNPILIGEPGVGKTAIVEGLAQRIVRGDVPEGLKDKTIFSLDMTALMAGAKFRGDFEERLKAVLKEIKNADGRIILFIDEIHTIVGAGKTEGSSDAGNMLKPMLARGELYCIGATTLDEHRKYIEKDAALERRFQPVMVDAPNVEDTISILRGLKERFEVHHGVKIADTALVAAAILSDRYISDRFLPDKAIDLMDEACASIRTEIDSMPAELDEITRRIMRLEIEEVALKKEKDKASKERLQQLRKELADLKESSQSMRAQWQKEKQAIQAVSSKREQLDELRTEFQNVQNTQDYERLAQIQYNDIPNLEAEIKKLEEEAAKVQESALIHERVEEDEIADVVARWTGIPVTRLVEGEKQKLLKLDETLHEKVIGQDEAVQAVADAVIRARAGIKDPRRPIGSFIFLGPTGVGKTELAKTLAYSLFDSEELIRIDMSEYMEKHSVSRLVGAPPGYVGYEEGGYLTEAVRRKPYSVVLFDEIEKAHPDVFNILLQLLDDGRLTDSRGRTVDFRNTVIILTSNIGSEHLLKIQGDDEAQDKEARNQVMNQLRASFRPEFLNRIDEIVLFKQLQKNEIVKIVSLLTKDLSKRLKEQGVILSISDEAKNFIGEQGYDPIYGARPLKRYLQRQLETMIARKILDGSLENDKSINIELLNDELVIQ
- a CDS encoding FecCD family ABC transporter permease; protein product: MKNSLPCILSLIALIFCPLYGFSEIDIENIFNPQHQQYFIFWELRMPRIILCWICGAGLAIGGMAFQALFRNELASPFTLGISGGAALGVAILTMVEIQIINEYSSIIYSLAAFLGCLIAISFILLLHRLRPNSPISDLLLGGVALSFIFNSLILFIQYMARPDDIARMVYWMMGSMQIVGYKPLLYISPLILPAILIIYSLRKELDLLFSCEQLAATRGVQIRKNQRLIFLAVSLMSAGLVSLCGPIGFVGLVVPHICRRIYGPGHKTLFWQSLFFGAFFLCFCDLLCRVLPSQGELPIGIMTALIGTPFFIYIIFKKR
- a CDS encoding DUF3450 family protein, with translation MKTIYLFLVYLPSLLFAQEALTQKDMLELIKKTNDIDLKLQNQDLQWQEEKQVLNLQIKLIKQELDNSKSNKQDQEQQLAKLHTSLDQAKKQQALLTQNKKAYQDSLEKQKNILISQWQPKLPKGLVSLIQNEYDELNKSLGINQTLANIQLYTQSYLELQSKVHVLSESHIIEGKEWQLSCLYIGTAQGYFINKDKSLCGTLNFKDTWQAQVDSSMLKDIETAFAQTNRDGRPALVNLKLGLKK
- a CDS encoding MotA/TolQ/ExbB proton channel family protein, with translation MNYWQTIINMWSDAGWFSLALWFLSVISWIYLLRVYQKLKHSWFNTSHLSHEITHLLLDGKSKEEVRLWLCQKSGLIPHIINYVLATKDHRKITLQERYEEASICEVTAIHKEFGVVDALVKSAPLLGLLGTVAGMIQTFAALSQSGDITLVSQGISKALLTTQLGLLIALPGVFASAYLKRKFLRLSTELERLIYHIAKLGNNPQDLAS
- a CDS encoding MotA/TolQ/ExbB proton channel family protein: MKKVLFSLCFLLVNAYAVELSQVSKDLQASYLGANKALAKQEQSIFKERQALLTQMDADKAELAKSASQNLDNQISLLQKELEQVLNDINQLEDEQDDFKIALLDQRREFESLISQQEIDQEQTKLKALDSLIESKDFSQALNSYFDITSSIVNQGSTTHLGKAKVANIQGQVLEADSLSISRAKHYYKLEKSAGIGQIKNNSPYPQIIPINGSEQAFSDFAESANCTLQFDFSDGLVFKDSAKEKTLQDHLKAGGIMVYPLLFLGFICIIIALYKFIQLYSIRSQYDDKVIKLISLIKEDKLEEAEQYVKQLKKPIRALLGEALKYKDAPRVDLEELLNETILSELPRLDRLMHILSVSAGAAPLMGLLGTVMGIIKTFEMIGIYGTSDANQLSLGISEALVTTEVGLLVAIPTLITYALLNRRLRTIISSLEKASLSFINGSRA
- a CDS encoding nitroreductase family protein, with translation MNTLDTIRARRSVKHYDATHVMTDAEIKELLSLAMLSPTAFNLQHWRFLVVSDPTLRQEIRKVAWDQAQVTDSSLFIVLCADTQTWQNNSAQLWKNAPQEVQGFLVPAIDKYYRDKPQIQHDEALRSCGIAAQTLMLAAKAMGYDSCPMDGFDFDAVAKLIKLPDDHIISMCLAIGKGTVEAWDRPGKFDYEQVVINNNF